The genome window tcagtattttcgattcaatgaatacagggtttgtatgttctctatatccaacatgatgtattattataactgatcttttttgtatcaccgttaatgaatgaagtgtacttttgtacttatttccccatatttcaagATGAGGTTTCAAGACAACATCCACTTTTGGGCTGAAAGGATTAAGATTATTTCCGGTACCTTGTCTGGCTGAGGTAAAAGGATTGTCTCTGGATTTCTTCTGGGTCAATGTCCACTGGGAACAGACTGGCCAGTTCCTCAACATTCCAGGTAAACTTGGGGGGAGTCTGAGATGAGAGTGCAtacattagtgattcccagagcccaaaaaaagtctgcgggctatagagcgttttctattggggctccagtactctggaatgttctagcagaaacagttaaagatgctacctcagtagaagcatttaagtcccatcttaaaactcatttgtatactctagcctttaaatagacctccttttagaccagttgatctgccgtttcttttctgtcctgccccccctctccttcggatgaagcgctagctgtccagggtcgggacccagggtggaccactcatctgtgcatcagttggggacatctctgctctgctaacctgtctccactcaagatgatctcctgctggcctcactatggactggactctcactattatgttagatccactatggactggactctcactattatgttaaatccactatggactggactctcactattatgttagatccactatggactggactcacaccattatgttagatccactatggactggactctcactattatgttagatccactatggaccggactctcactattatgttagatccactatggactggactctcactattatgttagatccactatggactggactctcactattatgttagatccaatatggactggactctcactattatgttagatccactatggactggactctcacactattatgttagatccactatggactggactctcacactattatgtttgatccactatggactagacactctcactattatgttagatccactatggactggactctcacactattatgttagatccactatggactggactctcactattatgttagatccactatggactagacactctcactattatgttagatccactatggactagacactctcactattatgttagatccactatggactggactctctcactattatgttagatccactatggactggactctcacactattatgttagatccactatggactggactctctcactattatgttagatccactatggactggactctcacactattatgttagatccactatggactagactctcacaatattatgttagatccactatggactggactctcactattatgttagatccactatggactagacactctcactattatgttagatccactatggactggactctctcactattatgttacatccactatggactggactctctcactattatgttagatccactatggactggactctcacactattatgttgaatccactatggactggactcccacactattatgttagatccactatggactggactctcacactattatgttagatccactatggactggactctcacactattatgttagatccactatggactggactctctcactattatgttacatccactatggactggactcccacactattatgttagatccactatggactggactctcacactattatgttagatccactatggactggactgtctcactattatgttagatccactatggactggactctcacactattatgttagatccactatggactagactctcacaatattatgttagatccactattatgttagaccctttgagacactcgtgatttagggctatacaagtcaactttgattgatagattgagctCTGGACTTGAACACATTTTATAAGACTGTGTGATGGAGTGTGTGTGAACTCACAGCTCTGGACTTGAACACAGATGGACTTTATAAGAGTTTGTGTGGACTCACAGCTCTGGACTTGAACACAGATGGACTTTATAAGAGTGTGTGTGAACTCACAGCTCTGGACTTGAACACAGATGGACTTTATAAGAGTGTGTGTGAACTCACAGCTCTGGACTTGAACACAGATGGGCTTTATAAGAGTGTGTGTGAACTCACAGCTCTGGACTTGAACACAGATGGACTTTATAAGAGTGTGTGTGAACTCACAGCTCTGGACTTGAACACAGATGGACTTTATAAGAGTGTGTGTGAACTCACAGCTCTGGACTTGAACACAGATGGACTTTATAAGAGTGTGTGTGAACTCACAGCTCTGGACTTGAACACAGATGGACTTTATAAGAGTGTGTGTGAACTCACAGCTCTGGACTTGAACACAGATGGACTTTATAAGAGTGTGTGTGAACTCACAGCTCTGGACTTGAACACAGATGGACTCGGCACCAGAGTTTCCTGGAGGTGGCGGTAGTCATTGGGACTTTCAAAGGGGTTTCGCACCGAAGACCTCCCTGGAGTAATATGTATGTCCGTGTGGTCGCCCATCTCTTGACACACAACAAGATATGATCAACACGTGACAATAAAGTGCATACACCAGCTATTTCTAATGGCTGCCAAGTCACACTTTGCCATTTTAACCATCGACTAATCAATGGATTCCACCTTCCTTTAGATAcgcttttttcccccctccaaaaCCAATGTATGCATTAACATATGACGTATTTGGTACTTACAACATAGAATAGTCGAGTATGTTGATCCCAGAACGGACAAAAACGAGGAATAAAGAAAAAAGACCGAAGTTCGGCGTCTGTTTCTGTGGACGTTTATTTCAATTTTACCCTCGCGACCCCTGCAGCCAATAGAAACATTTCCGGAAGTTCATGCCAACCAATGACGGCCTGAGATCGTCACTTCCGCTTCCGGTGTCACTATTGACGCTAGCACTAACTCTAAGctgcgtgtttgtttgttttcacgCAATATATTCATTACTTATGTACACTTAGCAGAGAACATGTTAACATCGGGgttaatttgttgacacaatatCGTGTGGGAGCGTGAATGTTAGCTAACACCAGCATCATGGCAAGcgctgctaatgctaatgctaagctAAACGCAGTGCGGGAGACTATGGACGGTAATGTCTTATTTTCATTTAATGTTGCCTGCTTTATTGTTGTTCTATTGTAACATTCACGCCGGCATCCTCCACTAGTGTTACTGGAGATCTCCAAGCTGCTCAACACCGGCCTGGACATGGAGTCTCTGTCCATCTGTGTCAGGCTGTGTGAGCAGGGCATCAACCCCGAGGCTCTGTCGGCCGTCATCAAGGAGCTGAGGAAAGCCTCGGACACCCTGAAGGTACACAAACTATAGACATCTtagaagtagacgcagcattggctgctgtgacgcgagaaattgggccgccatcttgaagtggtgatgagccggcgagcagcctaaacggacagttgacaggtagaaaacaaagatggtgttcaagtttggaaatattgaccattttttgattattcaaagttggacaacgTCCATGGGAATTGATGGGAAATTAATGAGGAATtacaataggggtgtaacggtacacaaaaatgttggttcagtacgtacctcggtttagaggtcacggttcggttaattttcggtacagtaagaaaacaacaaaataatcatttttggtttatttatttaccaaatttgtaaaaaatggcataacatacatatacacacagggtccattgccagggttaatgtggtcaacatatataaaataaaaactaaataataggggtgtgggaaaaaatcgattcgaatttgaatcgcgattcagaatcgattctcttttttttttttaaatcgatttttttttaaaatgtattttttatttatttttaattaatcaatccaacaaaaccatacacagcaataccataacaatgcaatccaattccaaaacaaagccgacccagcaacactcagaagtgcaataaacagagcaattgagaggagacacaaacaccacacagaacaaaccaaaagtagtgaaacaaaaatgaatattattaacaacagtatcaatattagttacaatttcaacatagcagtgattaaaaatccctcattgacattatcattagacatttaaaaaaaaacaaaaaaaacaatagcgtcacagtggcttacacttgcatcgtatttcataagcttgacaacacgctgtgtccaatattttcacaatgataaaataagttatatttgtggttaatttaatagttaaaacaaatatacattattgcaatcagttgataaaacattgtcctttacaattataaaagctttttacaaaaatctactaccgtATTtcccgcaccataaggcgccccgtgttattagccgcacattcaatgaatggcatatttcaaaactttgtttacctattagccgccccgtgctattagccgcacctacgctacgctaaagggaatgtcaacaaaacagtcagataggtcagtcaagctttaataatatattacaaaccagcgttctaacaactctgttcactcccaaaatgtaatgtgcaaatgtgcaatcacaaaaatagtaacactcaaaatagtgcagagcaatagcaacatcaataactcaacgttgctcatacgttagtgtcacacaacacacaaaataaacatttaaagctcactttctgaagttattactcatccacaaatccatcgaattattcttcttcggtgtgcttcacttgttttttgacaccatctgtgatgtgggcgcgcatgcagtcgtagatcaacagggatggagctgcgtgaaaaaagtcacccggtgtcttcgctcatcttttcttcatccatccatcccttcgagttagcttttatgatgacgccggctggaaagttctcttttggcaaggtcttccttttgaatatcaccatgggtggaagtttctggccgttagcatggcaagctagaaccacggtgaagacgacttctcattccctgtggtgcgaatattcaccgtatgtgctcccgttgtatccacagtgcggttcacatgaatatcaaaagtcagtggaaccttgtacgcgtgtctcttagtaggagacattttgtggtctttacagaaacacacaaatgaaatgaaacgtaatatccgcgcgcttcttcttttacgggggcgggtgcgggtgcggttgcttacagtagaagaagaagcgcttcctcttctacggggaaaaaagatggcggctgtttaccgtagttgcgagacctaaactttatgaaaatacatattaatattaatccatatataaggcgcaccgggttattagccgcactgtcagcttttgagaaaaattgtggtttttaggtgcggcttatggtgcggaaaatacggtactctgcttgcatgtcagcagactggggtagatcctgctgaaatctacgtATTGAATgcatagagaatccttttgaatcgggcaaaaatcgtttttgaatcgagaatcgtgttgaattgggggaaaaaaatcgatttggaatcgaatcgtgaccccaagaatcgatttggaatcgaatcgtgaccccaaggatcgatattgaatcgaatcgtaggacagccaaagattcacagccctaatgtttacgttcaaacatacagtaattcctcttatagtgtgtttaaggGCAGCAAGGCAGAGTTGttaaccgtgacgtcatcacaagtctccgtttgtgccgtgtacacgcctacgctaagcggagagttttgcatctctacactttggccagcgtttgtaaaagtctgcgtttttaaggacaaaagtgtgcgtctgtgtgtggacaagaggcctaaatgcagagataagtatgccTTTATTAAGTATCCGTGTTTGTGTGGACGTGGCCTAAGGCTGTTGGAAccattcaaatcgcaaaaaggataaaagtttctTGAGAGGAAATCAAGAAGGATGAAAAAGTACATGATTTTATGAAACAATGACGGCAAAAGTGGCTCTGGAATATAGCAGAGTGGAAGAACGCACTTTAAAGATTTCTTTgacatacttttaacgtttagtatttcccatttaggtgttatcttgatattatttgtacgttatcttgtttcggagttcttaaaacacatttttgccacCAGTGTTTCGTAAAGCAACAActtggcgagtctaaataaaagaaagcaaatgtgagctaaATCTGAAAGAGTTAAGCCTTTGCCAAAGACTACAATcacaaatgaatctttcagcacatacacaatgttgacatctatagttatattttgataaacaatcataaatgaatctttcagcacgtacacaatgttgacatctatagttatattttgataaacaatcataaatgaatctttcagcacgtacacaatgttgacatctatagttatattttgataaacaatcataaatgaatctttcagcacgtacacaatgttgacatctatagttatattttgataaacaatcataaattaatcttttagcacatacacaatgttgacatctatagttatattttgataaagacggagaAAACCACGCATACTCGTAACGACGTGTGCGACAACAACAAAGCAACATGGCCATGCAGTTAAGTGAACTGTGATcatttctcccttttctgtcacaAGCAGCCATGTCTTCAGTGGTTTCTCCAAGTTGTCTTTATGAGTGGTTAACTTAAtgggaaaatgtaaaaaacagtgaATCAATGCTAGCGAGTGTTACTCGCAGATAGTTAGCACATACgtcgacatgtctgggaacgtaACACAGATAATCTTTGAGATAactcaacaaatcttttttttttaaattaacatgtATGCctgtattccattgcatagttagttTTTTTCTGGCAATCTGCCTTTagtggtaagatctaggccccttgtgtACTCTGATAATTTGCACGCTGTTTGCTGCCATGTTGGTTTGGTTGACCAATGCTTTGTTCACTTCAAAAGTCATGTGACTgaatacaactcatatttttggGCTACTATTgcataagggtgtaacggtacacacaaatttcggttcggtacgtagaggtcacggttcggttcattttcggtacagtatgaaaccaacaaaatacaaatttgttggttatttatttaccaaatttgtaaacaatggctttatccttttaacattgggaacactataataattctgcccaaaaatagaaatagctctgtgtgttcCAATTCAATTATTTAGTGTCTCTGGATTCTTGTTTAAATCTCAGCTCAGATAATACAGTTCTTGGAGAAAGGTTTTGGAGAGTAAAGCAGTACAGTCCATGTGCTGCGGTTAAGGGTGAAAATGTGTAGAGGGTCGGCTGGAGAGCCTCCTACCAGCCCAGACAGAACAGGTGGTGGGGTTCCTGGCTGGAATGTCCCAAGAACGATCCTTGGACTAGATGCTTTTTTTCCTCAGCTCGCCATCATAAAGAGAAGCCTGGCCTGTGTAAGAACCAGGACCATCCTTATAAATCAATGTGTACACAAATCAAATATCTTCATTAAATAACACTAATTGCATTATAAAGTATTCAGAACAGGttctagttttttcctcaatattgtacaatataaatcaacATACATGTCAGAATCACAATAAAATAACCATTAGCAGCATAAATATGACCTATACAATTCGGTCAGTGCACTAAACGTGCTTATTATCAAACACATTCAAAAGTACATTCCAATACACAATAGTTATCATGGGTTCAAGTCATAGACCTTGTATATGGACCATTGAGAAATATGCCACAAAGACTGTTGCAATGAAACAATGGAAGAAAGACtaatatattttcataaacaTGGACTCACCAACTCCGCATCTACAGTCACACACagcttaatgacaaaaaatctggCGCTGGTAGTCGGCTCTATAAAGTTAACAAATAGGCATTTAGTTTAGAATCCCGTCAGGACAATATTTCAGGTGAAAACGAGAATAAAAACCTACCTCGAGCAGAAATACAATCTGTCTCCCATTATGTCCTGTCTACTGGCCACTTCCTTCTACCGGCTTATAAGCACAGCTGATTGGACCGTGGCGGTCACGTGACTAGGGAGAGTGCGTAATAGATAGCAAGAGCCTAACAGTCTCCGTAAAAGTATGTATTTGTGCATtggtta of Entelurus aequoreus isolate RoL-2023_Sb linkage group LG09, RoL_Eaeq_v1.1, whole genome shotgun sequence contains these proteins:
- the mzt1 gene encoding mitotic-spindle organizing protein 1 is translated as MLANTSIMASAANANAKLNAVRETMDVLLEISKLLNTGLDMESLSICVRLCEQGINPEALSAVIKELRKASDTLKAAENCTN